AAAAGAAGCATCCCAATGAGGATCAGGAGACAAAGATGAAAACCTTGAAGCGATTGCTGTGCGGCCTGAGCGTCAGCGCGGTCTGCTGCAGTGCGAGCCTGGCGGCGGACAGCTATCCGAATCAGCCGATCACGCTGGTCAACCCCTATGCGGCGGGTGGCCCTGCCGACGTGCTGGGTCGAGCGCTGGCGCGCGAACTTGAAAAACAGCTTGGCAAGACGGTCATTGTCGAGAACAAGGCCGGAGGCGGCGCGGCGATCGGCGCAAACTTCGTGGCGCGCGCCAAACCGGATGGCTACACCTTGCTGCTGGGAACGTCGGCCGCGCATGTGGTGACGCCGTTGATGCAGCGGACGCCGTACGACGGCATCAAGGATTTTGCCTTCGTAACGATCGTGGCCAACCAGCCCAACATGCTGGTCGTGCGCTCGTCCTTGCCGGTTTCGACCTTGCCGGAGCTGATCGCCGTCGCACGAAAGGAACCGGGCAAGATCAACTACGCGTCGGCGGGGCCGGGCAGTTCACCGCATCTGGGAGGCGAGTTGTTCCGCCAGCAAGCCAAGGTCGACGTCATGCATATTCCGTACAGCGGCGCCGCACCGGCCATCAATGATCTGGTGGGCGGGCAGGTCGACATGGCCGTCTTGAATCTGGCGGCCAGCGTCCAGTTCATCCGCAGCGGCAAGCTCAAGGCGCTGGCCTATGCCAACCCCAAGCGTTCGACCCTGTTTCCCGATGTGCCCACCATGGCTGAAGCGGGGGTAAGCGGGGCGGAATCGGCGTCGTGGTACAGCCTGGCCGCGCCCAAAGGCACGCCGCCCGAGGTGCTGGAGAAATTGAACAAAGCCGTCCAGGCCGTGAATCAGTCGGCGGAATATCGCAAGCTGATGGACGCCCAGGGGGTCGAGCTCTGGACCATGACGCCGCAGGAAGCCACCCAATTCGTGGAGAAGGACCAGGTCGCCATGCGCAAGCTGGTCGAAAGCGCAGGCTTGTCGAAGAAGTAAGGAGGTCGACGACTTCCGGCATTAAACGCGTTGACTTCCGAAGATTGAATAAGTCGATCTTCGGAAGTCAACGCGTAGAAAGATGACTGCTCGCCCCGATCAACGGCTCCAGGTTATGAAACACCCGCCGTTCAAACCAGTGCGCTGACCCGCATGATCGCAACCAGGGTTTCCTCGACCAGGCGCTGCATCAATTCGGCGGCCGGCACCAAGTCATCGATCAGTCCGGCGCTTTGCCCGGCTTCGACTTTGCCCAGCTCGACATTGCCTTCCAGCGCCGCCTGCTTCAAGGTGCTTTGCGCGAACAACGCATCCAGTTCTTCATCGCCGCTGCGGCGCTCGGCACTGAGGTACTGCTGGGCAAAGGCGTTGCGCAGCATGCGCACCGGCGAGCGCCCGCGGCCTACCAAAGTGGTATCGCTCACGCTTGCCTGCATCACGGCCGCTTTGTAGGCGGCGTGTACGCTCGCCTCGGGCGTCAGCAAGAACCGCGTTCCGAGTTGCGCGCCGGCCGCGCCCAGGCAAAGCGCGGCGGCAATCCCCGCGCCGTCCGCAATGCCGCCCGCGGCGACGACCGGCAAGTCCACGCGCTGCACTGTTGCTCGCAGCAGCACATGGGTGGCTATCTCGTCGGGGCCGGGGTGCCCCCCGGCCTCCAGGCCGACCGCGATCACGCCGTCGACGCCGGCAGCCTGGGCTTTCTCGGCATGGACCGGGCTGGCAATGACTTGAAGCCACTTCATCCCGGCATCGTGGACTCGGCCCAGATGCTCCTTCGGTCCACCTTGCGAAGCGATGATGATGGGCGCGCCTTCCGCGATGGCGATGTCCAGATGCTCGCGTGCGCGCTTGTTGTAGAGCGGAATGTTCACCGCGTAGGGGGCGTCAGTCAGGCTGCGCAGTTTGCGCAGCGCACCTTGCAGCGCCTCCGGGTACATCGGTCCGGACGCCACGACGCCCAGGCCGCCAGCTGCGGAAACGGCGGCCGCCAGTTCCGCATTGGAGGAGGCCCAGCTCATGCCGGCTTGAACGATGGGATATCGGATGCCTAAAAGGCGGGTCAGCGGAGTCTGCAAGGTCATGATGGCATCTCATCGGAAAGGAACCATTCTCGTGCAGATGGTTGATTAAATCAACTAAAAGTGCGTTTTGATTCGATCGCTTGCGGTCAATCGAACCCAGCACAACCCGCGGCGCGCGGGCGGGCCTCGGCAGGTCACCGCCTCAGCCCTGATCAGAATCGCCCACGCACCGTGAAGATGGCGGCGCGCGGATCGCCATAGAAGTTCAAGAATCCGCCATAGCCGACATTGCGCACATAGGTGCGGTCGAACAGATTGCTTACCAGCAATGACGCATCCCAGTTGGCGTTGAAGCGGTAGCCGACCCGGGCCGAGTAGATCGCATACCCTCCGCTGTACTTCACCCCGCCCTGACGTGCGCTGCTGGTGTAGATGTTGCTTTGGGCGTTGACCCCGCCGCCCACGCTCCACCCCGACAGGGCGCCGCCGAAATCTTCGGGGCCGAAGCTGTAGTTCGTCCAGAGTTTGAACATCCGCTGGGGAATCATGTCGGCGTTGAACCGTTTGCCGACGTTGTCGGGATTGGTGTCGCTCAGGTACTTGGCACGCGTGTAGGTGTATCCCGCCGAGATGTCCCAGTTGGGCGTAATTTTTCCCACCAGTTCCAGGTCGACGCCGTCGCTCTGCACTTCGCCGGCCGACCGGTAGCACGCGCCATTGGTCGAGCCGCCGCAGCCAACGTGGTCGCCATCGACCATGGATCGGTTCTTGTCGCGGATGCGGTAAAGGGCCACGTTGAAGAACAGGCGCTCCGGGAGCAGTTGAACCTTCGCGCCCACCTCCGTCTGCCAGCCGACGCGCGGCTTGAGGACGTTGCCCTGGTAATCCTCCTGCGTCTGCGGCACGAAGGTGTCCGCGTAGCTGGCGTACAGCGTGACGCGATCGTTCACGTCCCAGAGCAGGCCGCCGTAGGGCGTGAACTCCTTGCTGGCCTTGCCCGCGCTGCGCACCCAGTCGGTGTTGGAGGCCGCGACGGTCCTGCTTTTGCTGCGATAGCTGGTCCAGCGGCCACCGATCACGAGCTTGAGCGGATCCGCCAGCGCGATCTGTGCGGAGGTATAGAGCCCCGATTGTTCGGTAATGGTCTGGCGGCGCGAGGCGACGTCGCGGTTGATAAGCGCGCTGAAATCGTGGTCATTGAAGACGTCCCAGTTCTGGGCCGTGAACGACGTGGACCCCAGCAAGTTGTCCGATCTGGACGCGTTGTACCCCACGGTCAACCGGTGCCGCAGGCCGAACGCCTCGATCGGACCGGTGACGTTGAAGTCGGCGCTGTCCCACTTCGTTTCCTTCTGGTAGTAGCCGTAAGCGCTGGAGATGTCCGCAAGCCCGGTAGCGATGTTTACTGGCGCCGTCGTGACGATGCCCACATAGTCGGCGTCCAGCTCGCGATGACTGTAGGCCGCGCGGGCGGTCCAGTCATTGGCGAAGCGATGGGTCAGGTCGGCTGAGGCCTCTTTGATGCGGTAAACGGAGTCCTGATTGGAACCCATGAAAGTTCGGCGTGACGGCAGGCTGCCGTCGCTCATCAGCGGCAGGCCCCAGAAGGTATTGGTCGTCCACTGGGAATAGGCGCCCGAAATGCCGAAAGTGGTGTGCGGCGTCAGGTCGTACTCCACGATGCCGTAGGCCACCTCGTCGCGGCTTTTGGCGTCGTCGTAGAACTTGTCCTCGTCATGCCGCACCAGCACGGTACGGGCGCGTAGGGTGCCGGTCTCATTCAACGGCGTGTTGAGGTCGACTTCGGCGCGGCGGCGGTTATTCGAGCCTGTGGATAAGGCGCCCGAACCGCCCAGTTCGGCGTAGGGCCGCTTGCGCACGAAATTGACCGTTCCCCCGGGCTCGCCGCTGCCCGTCAGCAGTCCCGAGGGACCGCGCAGCACTTCGACGCGATCATAGAGCGCCATATCGGTGAACGGATTGTTGGTCATGCCGACCATGGGCACGCCGTCGGCCTGGGCATTGGCCGTGTAGCCGCGCACCATGATCGATTCGGTACGGTCATAGCCCGTGGTGCTGACGCCGGTTACCTGATTCAACGCTGCCGCTGCCGTGGTCAGATCCTGGTCGTCCATCTGCTGACGCGTCAGCACCGAAACTGACTGCGGAATGTCGCGCAACGACGTCGCGCCCTTGAACATGGAGACGTTCGGCGAGGCGTAGGAGTCCAGCCCTTCGGTCGTCACGATGTCGGTACGGCCGATGACGCTGATCGGCGCCAGTTCCACGGCCGATTCCGTGCTCCGCGGGATGGGCGTCACCGTGTAGCCGCCGTTGGACTGCGCAATGGCCTGCAAACCCGTGCCGGCGAGTAGCGTCGCCAGCGCATCTTTGACCGCGTATCGGCCGATCACGCCTGCACTGTGCTTGCCGGCGATGTCTTCGGCCGAATAGGTGATCATCAGGCCGCTGGCCTGGCCAAACGCGCTCAGCACGGTTTGCAGCTCGCCCGCCGCAATGGCATAGGTCTGCGTGTCATGCTGTGGCGCGGTCTGCGCCTGGGCGCTGGGCGCAGCGAGCGCAGACAGCAGCGCGATTGGAGCGATGAAAAATGCCGCCAGCGATATGGCGGCGGTGCGCGCTTGGGCGCGCTGTTTGAATTGACCCATCAGGCTTGCCCTTCAACAAAACAGAGTGACTTCTGCTTGGTATGTCACTTAGCTCGTGAAAAACCCCTCAGATTTCGGGGCGGCGAAGCCATGAATTTTGTAACTGCCTTGCAGGCCTAGGCGCGAGCCTGCACCGTGACCCAATAGCGGGTTCGCGTGCGCACGCTCACCGGCAGCGTCCTGCCGAGCATGTCCAACACGCGCTCGGTGTCGTCCACAGGGAAGATGCCGGACACGGGCAAATGGACGATCGCTGGGTCGCATCCGAGATGGCCGCTGCGATACCGTGCAAGCTCGGCGACGAACTCACCCAGCGGCATGCGATGAACGATGAGCATGCCGTTGGACCAGGCGCCGGCCGCCGGGTCGGCCTGCGCGCTACTCAGCAGCTGCCCGCGATCGAAACGCGCCTGCCTTCCCGCTTGCACCACGAAGGACCGGGCCGGCGCGTCAAGCGGCGTGACCTCGACCGCACCGTCAAGGACGCTGAGCTCGCATTGGCTATCGAACTGTCGAACGGCGAAACGGGTGCCAAGGGCCCGCAGAACACCATGAGCCGTTTCGACCAGGAAGGGTCGCGCCGGCGCAGCCCTGCCCCGATCCGCGCCAGTGGTGACCAGCATCTCGCCGCGAATCATCTGCAACAGCCGGCGTTGCTCATCGAAGCGCACATTGACGGCGCTGTCGGTGTTGAGCATGACCTCGCTGCCGTCCGCAAGGGCGATGCGATGGCGCTTCCCGACCGCGGTGTGATAGTCGGCGCGCCATGCCCGCCAGCCGGAAGTGTCTTGCACCGCCCACGCTCCTGCTACCGACACGACGCCGCCCGCCAATAGCCGTAGCGCGCGGCGTCGACTCTGCTTGACCGACGCGTCCGGCGCCGCGAGGGTCGAGTGCGCGATGGCGGGGTTCATCTGCCGCAAGCAGAGCGTCATCTCCTGCAGATGCGCCCAGGCGCGGGCATGCACGCCATCGGCTTGCAGCCAGGTGCGCCATTCGTCGTGAGTTTGCTGCGTTGCCTGCGGCGAGTCCAACGCAATGAGCCAGCGCACCGCCGCCTTGCTCACGGCAACCGGAATCGGCGCGCCGTGCACGCGGGGCACCGTGGGGATACTGGCGGGTGTTTCCATGCGACTTAGCCGAAACAAACCTGATGGACGGCGCGCTCGAGGTAGCGCTGCACTGTGGCCACCGATACGCTCAGCGCTTGCGCGATTTCCACCTGGGTCATGCCTTCTACCTGATGCATCAGAAAAGCCTTGCGGGCCGCCAACTTCAATAGCGACAGACGCTTGTCGATCTCGAGCAAGGTTTCGAGCAACAGCGCGCGCGTTTCCGGGCCTGGCACCTCGGGTTCGGGCAACTCGGCCAGCGTGGCGAGATAGGCTTCTTCGATCCGGCGTCGTCGATAGAAATTGGCGACCACGCGCTTGGCGATTGTGGTGAGTAGCGCCCGAGGCTCGCGAACGTTTACGGGTTCTTCATTGGCCAGCAACTTCATGAAGGTGTCATGGGCCAAATCCGCGGCGTCGAAACTGTTGCCCATGCGGCCGCGCAGCCAACCATGCAACCAGCCGTGATGTGCGCTGTAGAGCGCCTTGAATTCAAGTGAAGAGGGGGAATCGTGCACAACCGCAAGCCTAGGTCGAACGATAAATGGAAATGAGAAACGGTGCTAATTATGCATCATCAGGTTTTTTCCCCGTCCGGCTGACGCCAGACCCGCATGCAGGTCGCACGTGCGTTCAGTCCAATGCTTTGCCAGATGACTATCGCCGCACTTTGCCGACACGCACTCAAGACCCACGATAACCATCGTTCCATAAAAAGAACGATGAAGGCAAAAATCCCCATCTACCGGCTGATTGTCCCGAAGAATATAGTTCTGTTCATCGCAGCAACGCGCTGCAAGCAACACCCCAAACCTACTTCTTCAAGGACACTGACATGACCAACACCACCGCCAAGCTCGAAGTGCTGACCCCCGAAAACAGCCAGATCATCTTCATCGATCACCAACCGCAAATGGCCTTCGGCGTGCAGTCGATCGATCGCCAGACGCTCAAGAACAACGTCGTGGGTCTGGCCAAGGGCGCCAAGGCGTTCGACATTCCGACCATCATCACCACCGTCGAAACCGAATCGTTCTCGGGCTACACCTACCCCGAACTGCTCGATGTCTTCCCGGAAAAGAAAGTGCTGGAACGCACCTCGATGAACTCGTGGGATGACCAGAAAGTGCGCGACCAGCTCGCCGCCAACGGCCGCAAGAAGGTGATCGTGGCTGGTCTCTGGACCGAAGTCTGCAATACCACCTTCGCGCTGTGCGCCATGCTGGAAGGCGAGTACGAGATCTACATGGTTTCCGACGCGTCGGGCGGTACGTCCAAGGAAGCGCATGACATGGCCATGCAGCGCATGATCCAGGCAGGCGTCGTGCCGGTGACGTGGCAGCAAGTGCTGCTGGAATGGCAGCGCGACTGGGCCCGCCGCGATTCGTACGATGCCGTGATGGAGATCGTCAAGGAACACTCGGGCGCCTACGGCATGGGCGTGGACTACGCCTACACGATGGTGCACAAGGCTGCGCAACGCACGCAGACGAAGCATGAGGCGATCGCGCCCGTCGCCGCGCCTGTCATCGCTCGCTAAATCCCAGGCCCGCGGCCGATGCCGCGGGCTTTTTTTCTTGAACTGACCGGCAGCCCCGGAGCCTCCCATGACGACCGCCGACACCCGCCCCGCCGACGCCCAGCCGTCCTCGCCTTTCGCCTATTCCGCCTTCTCCGTGCTGGGTTGCCACCGTGCTGTCCAACATCGGGACCTGGATGCATGACGTGGGCGCCGGATGGCTCATGACGTCGTTGTCGCCCTCGCCCATGTTCGTGGCGCTGGTGCAGACCGCGGGCGCCCTGCCGGTGTTCCTGCTGTCGCTCCTGGCCGGCGCGCTGGCCGACACGATGGATCGCCGCAAGCTGCTGCTGATGGTGCAGATCGCGATGGGCTTCATCGCCCTGGCGCTGGGCCTGGTGGTGTGGTTTGGCCTCACGACGCCGTGGGTGCTGCTGGGCTTTACGTTGCTGATGGGCATCGGCACCGCGCTGTCGGCGCCCGCTTGGCAGGCCATCGTCCCCAGCCTGGTGCCGCGTCCTTCGCTGCAGCAGGCCATCGCGACGAACAGCGTGGGCATCAACGTCAGCCGTGCGATCGGCCCGGCGCTGGCCGGCGTGCTGATCACCAGCCTGGGCGTGGCGATTCCGTTCTTCGTCAATGCGGTCAGCTTCATCGTGGTGGTGGCCGCACTGATCTGGTGGAAGCCGCCGGTTGCCGCCGAAAAGCGTCTGCCCCGCGAGCAGCTGTTTCATGCCATGCGTGCCGG
The DNA window shown above is from Achromobacter spanius and carries:
- a CDS encoding Bug family tripartite tricarboxylate transporter substrate binding protein, which encodes MKTLKRLLCGLSVSAVCCSASLAADSYPNQPITLVNPYAAGGPADVLGRALARELEKQLGKTVIVENKAGGGAAIGANFVARAKPDGYTLLLGTSAAHVVTPLMQRTPYDGIKDFAFVTIVANQPNMLVVRSSLPVSTLPELIAVARKEPGKINYASAGPGSSPHLGGELFRQQAKVDVMHIPYSGAAPAINDLVGGQVDMAVLNLAASVQFIRSGKLKALAYANPKRSTLFPDVPTMAEAGVSGAESASWYSLAAPKGTPPEVLEKLNKAVQAVNQSAEYRKLMDAQGVELWTMTPQEATQFVEKDQVAMRKLVESAGLSKK
- a CDS encoding NAD(P)H-dependent flavin oxidoreductase; this translates as MTLQTPLTRLLGIRYPIVQAGMSWASSNAELAAAVSAAGGLGVVASGPMYPEALQGALRKLRSLTDAPYAVNIPLYNKRAREHLDIAIAEGAPIIIASQGGPKEHLGRVHDAGMKWLQVIASPVHAEKAQAAGVDGVIAVGLEAGGHPGPDEIATHVLLRATVQRVDLPVVAAGGIADGAGIAAALCLGAAGAQLGTRFLLTPEASVHAAYKAAVMQASVSDTTLVGRGRSPVRMLRNAFAQQYLSAERRSGDEELDALFAQSTLKQAALEGNVELGKVEAGQSAGLIDDLVPAAELMQRLVEETLVAIMRVSALV
- a CDS encoding TonB-dependent siderophore receptor, coding for MGQFKQRAQARTAAISLAAFFIAPIALLSALAAPSAQAQTAPQHDTQTYAIAAGELQTVLSAFGQASGLMITYSAEDIAGKHSAGVIGRYAVKDALATLLAGTGLQAIAQSNGGYTVTPIPRSTESAVELAPISVIGRTDIVTTEGLDSYASPNVSMFKGATSLRDIPQSVSVLTRQQMDDQDLTTAAAALNQVTGVSTTGYDRTESIMVRGYTANAQADGVPMVGMTNNPFTDMALYDRVEVLRGPSGLLTGSGEPGGTVNFVRKRPYAELGGSGALSTGSNNRRRAEVDLNTPLNETGTLRARTVLVRHDEDKFYDDAKSRDEVAYGIVEYDLTPHTTFGISGAYSQWTTNTFWGLPLMSDGSLPSRRTFMGSNQDSVYRIKEASADLTHRFANDWTARAAYSHRELDADYVGIVTTAPVNIATGLADISSAYGYYQKETKWDSADFNVTGPIEAFGLRHRLTVGYNASRSDNLLGSTSFTAQNWDVFNDHDFSALINRDVASRRQTITEQSGLYTSAQIALADPLKLVIGGRWTSYRSKSRTVAASNTDWVRSAGKASKEFTPYGGLLWDVNDRVTLYASYADTFVPQTQEDYQGNVLKPRVGWQTEVGAKVQLLPERLFFNVALYRIRDKNRSMVDGDHVGCGGSTNGACYRSAGEVQSDGVDLELVGKITPNWDISAGYTYTRAKYLSDTNPDNVGKRFNADMIPQRMFKLWTNYSFGPEDFGGALSGWSVGGGVNAQSNIYTSSARQGGVKYSGGYAIYSARVGYRFNANWDASLLVSNLFDRTYVRNVGYGGFLNFYGDPRAAIFTVRGRF
- a CDS encoding FecR domain-containing protein — its product is METPASIPTVPRVHGAPIPVAVSKAAVRWLIALDSPQATQQTHDEWRTWLQADGVHARAWAHLQEMTLCLRQMNPAIAHSTLAAPDASVKQSRRRALRLLAGGVVSVAGAWAVQDTSGWRAWRADYHTAVGKRHRIALADGSEVMLNTDSAVNVRFDEQRRLLQMIRGEMLVTTGADRGRAAPARPFLVETAHGVLRALGTRFAVRQFDSQCELSVLDGAVEVTPLDAPARSFVVQAGRQARFDRGQLLSSAQADPAAGAWSNGMLIVHRMPLGEFVAELARYRSGHLGCDPAIVHLPVSGIFPVDDTERVLDMLGRTLPVSVRTRTRYWVTVQARA
- a CDS encoding sigma-70 family RNA polymerase sigma factor; this translates as MHDSPSSLEFKALYSAHHGWLHGWLRGRMGNSFDAADLAHDTFMKLLANEEPVNVREPRALLTTIAKRVVANFYRRRRIEEAYLATLAELPEPEVPGPETRALLLETLLEIDKRLSLLKLAARKAFLMHQVEGMTQVEIAQALSVSVATVQRYLERAVHQVCFG
- a CDS encoding hydrolase → MTNTTAKLEVLTPENSQIIFIDHQPQMAFGVQSIDRQTLKNNVVGLAKGAKAFDIPTIITTVETESFSGYTYPELLDVFPEKKVLERTSMNSWDDQKVRDQLAANGRKKVIVAGLWTEVCNTTFALCAMLEGEYEIYMVSDASGGTSKEAHDMAMQRMIQAGVVPVTWQQVLLEWQRDWARRDSYDAVMEIVKEHSGAYGMGVDYAYTMVHKAAQRTQTKHEAIAPVAAPVIAR